The Pseudomonas parafulva genome includes a window with the following:
- a CDS encoding DsbA family protein, with product MSARLIYVMDPMCSWCWGFAPVASALIDQANQAGVPTHLVVGGLRSGSAALDGATRKYILEHWQAVAETTGQPFTFEGAMPDGFVYDTEPACRALVAARELDGERLWPLLAAIQSAFYEGAHDVTTAPHLVELAEQAGFARGLFAEAFTRAETRAATAADFAWAQGLGIAGFPTLLAERNGQLALLTNGYQPLERLQPLLGRWLQQAASA from the coding sequence ATGTCTGCGCGCCTGATCTACGTGATGGACCCGATGTGTTCCTGGTGCTGGGGCTTCGCCCCGGTGGCCAGTGCGCTGATCGATCAGGCAAATCAGGCAGGCGTGCCGACCCATCTGGTAGTCGGCGGGCTGCGCAGTGGCAGTGCCGCGCTGGACGGCGCCACCCGCAAGTACATTCTCGAGCATTGGCAGGCCGTGGCCGAAACAACGGGGCAGCCTTTCACGTTCGAGGGCGCCATGCCCGACGGCTTTGTCTACGACACTGAACCGGCCTGCCGGGCACTGGTAGCGGCCCGCGAGCTGGACGGCGAGCGCCTCTGGCCCCTGCTGGCAGCCATACAGTCTGCGTTCTATGAAGGAGCTCATGACGTGACCACCGCCCCGCATCTGGTGGAGCTGGCCGAGCAGGCGGGTTTCGCGCGCGGGCTGTTTGCCGAGGCATTCACCCGCGCCGAAACCCGCGCTGCGACCGCGGCGGATTTCGCCTGGGCCCAGGGCTTGGGCATCGCAGGGTTCCCGACCTTGCTCGCTGAGCGCAACGGTCAGCTGGCCTTGCTGACCAACGGGTATCAGCCGCTCGAGCGTCTGCAACCGTTGCTTGGCCGCTGGCTGCAGCAGGCCGCCAGTGCTTGA